The following are encoded together in the Cherax quadricarinatus isolate ZL_2023a chromosome 37, ASM3850222v1, whole genome shotgun sequence genome:
- the LOC128701328 gene encoding uncharacterized protein: protein MFVNKAKMEATSNWTVENDLKLHQVIQETSSFPTGDLVDLLDEDKCFSLSRPATEQVDCCIRLVTKHEATSARRMQQGLKSKTKKLLLGITMLSEARVIEVYTGSHDEYCMTVQGKVMRDFEDSKIYKCEVRFDKLQEAVLLKLKGIFDVNSLWVYGFHVTIGVEAARQPGSRFGSDHLSSVLKEKDVQMSKQAMMFCQMLENYNSVNDSSKPFLGNNPMALMSMMLGPMMSESRSVMSGMETTGKHEVINKTLMNSCSDMGHTVQTQDMPKGDSVRGCELKTSLDLFANRPCLATNIQDETQFNLQNGIKNLVLDCEDGKFQENKVMFDQSSTENGEKSKDSPSYSDNFVEKLHALINDGNNTVDQQKLCPLLDIAFKAGTTSRDLMESAKDYFSKSSGVPDQARSNPLLGSQSKVPILSNNQHVVKLSPNGYSGSFGATKTTEEEGSMDLPTTGHQGVPEIRYCTGSNKVLLNCIEILIDKKLAVFEKRIMQKIEQKLLEKDKKDTIKLEKIEGLLSKLCDKL from the coding sequence ATGTTTGTCAACAAAGCTAAGATGGAAGCCACCAGTAACTGGACCGTCGAGAACGACCTGAAACTACACCAGGTTATTCAAGAAACTTCTAGTTTCCCCACAGGGGACCTGGTAGATCTCCTGGACGAAGACAAATGTTTTAGTTTATCACGACCGGCTACAGAACAAGTGGACTGCTGTATCCGGCTAGTGACAAAACATGAAGCAACATCAGCGCGGCGAATGCAACAAGGTTTAAAATCAAAAACTAAGAAACTTCTTTTGGGCATTACAATGCTGTCAGAAGCACGAGTCATTGAAGTTTATACAGGGTCACATGACGAATATTGCATGACTGTGCAGGGAAAGGTAATGAGAGACTTTGAAGATTCTAAAATATACAAATGTGAAGTGCGTTTTGACAAGCTACAAGAGGCAGTGCTTTTGAAACTGAAAGGTATATTTGATGTTAATTCTTTGTGGGTATATGGCTTTCATGTGACAATTGGCGTAGAAGCAGCCAGACAACCTGGTAGCCGATTTGGAAGTGATCACTTATCTTCTGTTCTCAAGGAAAAGGATGTGCAAATGTCGAAACAAGCCATGATGTTCTGTCAAATGTTAGAAAATTATAACAGTGTGAATGATTCAAGTAAACCATTTCTTGGGAATAATCCTATGGCTCTCATGTCAATGATGCTTGGCCCCATGATGTCAGAGTCTAGATCAGTCATGTCAGGTATGGAAACAACTGGTAAACATGAAGTTATCAATAAAACGTTAATGAATAGCTGCAGTGATATGGGACATACAGTACAGACTCAAGATATGCCAAAAGGGGACAGTGTTAGAGGCTGTGAACTGAAAACTAGTTTGGATTTATTTGCCAACAGACCATGTTTAGCTACCAATATTCAAGATGAAACTCAATTCAACTTGCAAAATGGGATAAAAAACTTGGTACTTGACTGTGAAGATGGAAAATTTCAAGAAAACAAAGTGATGTTTGACCAGAGTTCCACAGAAAATGGGGAAAAATCAAAAGACTCCCCTTCATATAGTGACAATTTTGTTGAGAAACTTCATGCTTTAATAAATGATGGTAACAATACTGTGGATCAACAAAAGCTTTGCCCACTCTTGGATATTGCTTTTAAAGCTGGAACTACGTCTAGGGATCTGATGGAGTCTGCTAAAGATTATTTTAGTAAATCATCAGGAGTTCCAGATCAAGCAAGAAGTAATCCATTATTGGGCTCACAATCAAAGGTTCCCATCTTAAGTAACAATCAGCATGTGGTTAAATTATCTCCCAATGGGTATTCTGGTTCATTTGGCGCTACAAAGACTACAGAAGAAGAAGGGAGTATGGACTTACCTACAACTGGGCATCAAGGTGTACCTGAAATAAGATATTGCACAGGCAGCAACAAAGTTCTCTTAAACTGTATTGAGATTTTGATTGATAAGAAGCTTGCAGTATTTGAAAAAAGAATAATGCAGAAAATAGAACAAAAACTTTTGGAGAAGGACAAAAAAGATACAATAAAACTAGAGAAAATAGAAGGGCTTTTATCAAAACTGTGTGATAAATTGTGA